Below is a window of Lytechinus variegatus isolate NC3 chromosome 4, Lvar_3.0, whole genome shotgun sequence DNA.
GGCAAATTATAACCATAGTTTTAAGTTTTTGTGAAATAGCCCCTGTTCTCTTTgtaaattttgttgaaattgaattttttattttatcattaacaTTGATTATCTTTGttaatgttgttttttgtttgtgttgTTGTCATTATATAgacttacaattcaaacaacCTTTCCTACCATTCTTCTTTTGTTGcatatacatgtttattttcatatatctaAGTCTCTTTCCTCTCAAACTTTTTTCATTGCATGTATTCCTTGTAGTTGAAATGTATAGTACAATTTTGTAAGATTACTGACAGTTAGTTAACTTACTCTACATAAAACATTTACTTGTTTTAGGTTGAAAGAGATCAATGCAAGGTCAGGAGGAGCAACGATTTTCTGACAAGCATAAAATATGCAACCACCACTCTCAAGAAGCATATTGCCTTCTAAATTttccaccaagaaaaaaagaaaagaaaagaaagagataaaaaagCTCGGATCCCTTTTAGAAGCATACCCCCCCCCTTGGGCTTGTCGGTAGTGGCACTAAAATCCCTGGATACGATACATGTGTTTCTTAGTCTACAAGCACAGTCCCTTATTGAAACTGAGCAACAAGTTGGTCTTTACATGAGACAAGCACATATGAACCTTGCTCGGCCAGGGCCTTCTGTACACAGTAATTGTAGGCTGTGCatatagtctgctgtgcaaacctcTCTCttgagttaagggtctgaatgtacattcagacccttaactcaaGAGAGAGGTTTGCACAGCTGACtatgcagcctactcatgccttgtgtactgaaggccctcaacagcaagttttgtacgtgctagtctttgcattgagacacacttgctgatcaaagtttcaatcagggactgtgcctgcagactagtctGTGCATGCAGACCATTTAACTCGAGAGAAAGATTTGCGCAGCAGACTAGGCGTGTCTGCCCTCAATAAATCCAGTAATTATACCAATCCCTCCAAACCTTGAATCGTGTTTCAGAAAGGAAATTGTGAAATCATCTCTTGATCACCATCTATTGTTATTATAGGACATCCTGGGCCCAGCAACATAAAGCTTTGTGATTGATCGTGAGGCTGGTTCCTACGATCGATCATacataataatcaatgcaattaatcgTAATCAGAACCACGATCATTCAATCACCAAGCTTCATGTGACATGGCCCAGATCTGTCATTTCTTGGTGATGGTCTACTGTTTTATAGAATTAACCATCAGGGTGCTCAGGAGACAAAAGaatgttttaatattttctcaAAACCCATTGGTAcataccaaaaataatgatgataatgatatgcaacatatatagtgcttaatacaatgtttaaaagataaacatgtttttgttcttattttggATGTTGTCTCTGATGTTGTATGTCTATATTTTGCCATTTTCATATCATACAAATTGGAATTAATTCATGTTTGTTGTATTggtaatatttttcataattgaaAGATTATATCCAGCCTTTTAACTGTATGATTTTACACTAGGTACAGAGGAGTAGGCAAATCgcttccatgacatttgctctagCGACAGTCGCTctagcgacaattgctccgatgaaaaatctgcatgttaagccaaacataaaacctaaccctcaaaactaaataaaccacAATTctaatctttacattattttgaattaaaaactctattacaatttCAAGTCTAACCCGAGATGTCCTCTTAGATATAAAGACcgggggagtgtttcatgaaaggacttgtcagatgttttatccgacagttaccataggaacagtgcctctcagccaatcaaaatcatggaaagatgtcagatctgacaacttgtcggatgaaaatattgatgaaacgctccccagaagcAAATGTCGCCAGAGCAAGTGTCGTGTCACCGGTTCATCTTATGATTAGATAAAAAACTTTCATTCAAACTTTATACTATAcgtgtatattttttaatgatatattttgttgttaAATCTCTGCAGATTCTTATagtttttttgttattttcttcctttttttttagatccaAAGTACAATGCATCCGAAAGTGGCATAAAATCATTTCACAGTGGCTacacaaatataaatattgagAAGGGCAAGGTGCCCTTCCCATTACCTAACTCATATTCAAAAAAAGATAACCAATCAAGTGCTGTACAATCTTCTAGTAACAAAAGTTTGCCGTCCAAATTCCCTTTCACCACCCAATCCCATAAGAGTGTATTACTTAGTGGCAAAGAACCTCGATATGACCTGTCGATGGATGCTCTATCTGTAGATAAAATAGATGATAGGCAGGTATATACAACTAATGTACATTCACCACAAAAAATAGTGCCATTAGTTTCCAAGGAGGGGCAAGACATCGCCCCCTCTTTCAAAACAAGTGCTCAATCCCACGTTTTGAATCCAACCCCTTTGTCTCATACTACTACCTCATCTGCCCTTCTAACTAACCCACATGTAGGTTCCTCAAGGTTCCCTGCACACGTGACTAATAAAAGGCATGCCAACGTTGGTGATTTCACTAAACCAACCAGTAACTCTTACGAATATGATACTGTGAGTTCAGATAGGGTGTATTTGAGTAGCGGGGTTTATGACTTTCAGGATCAATCTGTTTCTGATACTGTCGATGACACGGCGGGAGAAGAATCGTCTAGACAGTCGGATACGGACACCCAGAGTATTACAAGCTCGAGCACAGTTGCATGGGATACCCTCACGGATACCAAGGAGATGGATAACAAGAAGACCACCTCTTCATCAGAGATTGACGGGCAGTGCATTGACAGTAGTGAGAGTAGCGGTTGTCTGCTTCAGGAGGACAATCTTACAAAGGCCACCTTGCACCAACATGGAAGCACAGTTGCAAGTTCTGGCTATGAGTCTGCATCGTCTCTTTCATTATCAAGTGAAGCGAGCCTGAAAACAAACAGCAAGACATCTAACGTTTCCTCCTTTGGGTCTGATTTGAGGAGAATCTTGATGAATGAGAGACTTGCTATTTCGCTGAAGGATGACTATCCTTCACTTCAGTATTTCAGCTACGATAGCTCACCCAACGACTATGTCATTCTCGAGGAAGAGGAGATTTCATCGCAACTGAGCTTGTCTGAGAGGATTGCTCCAGACCTCGTTCCAAACATtggaaataataatgaagatgaaCCAAGCAGATATGATAGTGTGAAGTCAGTATGCAAGAGAGACATGCCTTTGGCTGATATATTTTATCTCCAGCAACAGGGAAGTCTGCTTCAGAATGTGCAGAGTGAGCTCTGTGATGACATGGCAAAGACATCTGCACCAACTGACAGCATTATTCATGAACAGCATTTGGACAGTGAGGAGAAAGTGGCAAAGCCAAACCCGAGCATAGAGGACAGTATTCCAAACGAAAGTCAACAACAAAGCAAAGTCAGCGATGTGCAGTTATCCTTCCACGATCTGGGAAGTATAAATTCTCACTATGTAACAGAccttgttgatgatgatgatgaaagcaGTGATTGCAGCTCAATAGATATCTCAAACCTTGACTTCTCAGAGAGCAGCGAGTCGGACACGAACTTGAATCGTGACCAGGATAACAAAAGAAGAGTCTTGAAGGTTGGAAGAAAAATAGCCACGTTTGAGAATTCAGAAAGAGACAAATCTGTGAATGAATGGGGACTCTCTGATGATGGAGATGGATTGGTTCCATTGGTCCTGCCAGGAATGTTCTCAGGGAGTGAACTATCAGTCAAGGATAAAGGCGCTGCTAGTGGAGACGACAGTGATACCCTTATGAATTCACTTCTTAAGAGGCTCATCAGAACACCAAGCACACCTCAACAGCCATCTCCTTCAAACCGCAAACCGCTTGTatctgatgatgaagatgaggatGCCTTCAAGAGGTTCAGTGAATCTTTGGATATCTCCAGCGACACTGATTCTCTTGATGAAGCCCATCTTGAATTTGATCCATCACTCATTGCAGACTCGTCAGAGGAAAAAGAGGCTTGTTACAAATCCAAACTAGATTACAACAAAGCTCTGATGCGATCGTTGATTAAGGACCTCTCAACTGATGATGAGCAAACCTTGAGTGAGAAGGAACAGACTGGTCAAAGAAAATCTGGTCCATTGTCGCAGAACAGTCAAAGCCTTGCGAAACAGAGTCCGAGTGCTCTTGCAGGTCAAACACCTGAGAAAACAATAGATAAACAATCTAAACAATCATCAAAGAACACTTTTGCTGTGGAAGGTTCTGGAAATCATAAGCCCAGGCGTAAGAAAAAGGGCAAGAGTAAATCCAAATTAGATGATGCTGAAGCATCTGTAGGTTATGCCTCTAAAAAGGGTTTGATGAGGCAGTCAAAGACACAGTTTGGGGTGCTGTCCAGTACCCCTGACGGGAAGACTCAATTGTATACACTTGGAGAGGACAAAGACAGGGCTGAGAGTCCAGTAAACCTCAGCAAAGGAAGATACACTCCTCTCAAAGATACAGGAGAAGGGCCGCAGCCTTTGGACAGGCCAACCACTCCTTATGTCTGCCAATCGCTTCCTCAGCCTCGGATCCATCGCAAGCAACCATCATCACCCGGTCTTCCAAGATCTCATAATGACAATGATTCCTCCTCATCGTCATCTTCTTGTGAGGAGGATGAGGAAGAGGACAATCGTGATGAGATTGACAGCATCTCCTCGCGTCCATTCTCCCCCAATACCATCACCAGACCGTTCTCTTTTGCAGGTGATGATAGTTCTGATGGTGAACTCTCCGTGATCATGGAGGAACCAGAGGACTTGGATGCAGAGTTAGAACAGTCATATGACTCAAAGCTATGATAGCAACCACACTTACGCAATAATTCATTGGCTTGCCATGTAATTCAGTCTGAAATCTTGGCCCCGTCTTACTGAAGGATCGATAGTAAAATTGCCCGAGAAATGTTTCAGTCAGGGAGGATGGTGCAAATCAGAGTTCTTTCTTCAGATGGGGCCATTGGTTGATAAATGTGTGTATGtacttttatgaaaatatcaattctGAAAGTCGTGCTggtttgtatacatgtagatccacaATCAGTATTATTGTGTTAGGCACCCTGTCAAATGTTAGAGCCGACTCTCCATTctcatatgcttttcacactgcatttctaTAACCCCATattatccttaaccccgtaatATCTTTTTTTGATTTCACACTGTCTTGCTTAGCTGGGGTTAACGTGTCAAACTTGGACTATctcacagctcatgaatattgataattttgccACACAGAGCATGATTAATAtgcaatttcgacttctgtgattggctactGCTTAGCCCCAGCCCGGTTTCGTTTCACACTACATCTCTTAGCACTGTAATTGTAGTGCTAGCCCCGCAACTAtaactctgattttttttccagggcCAGActgtgctagcccactttgctaaaacttAGTGTGAAACCAAAGTGGGCCAAGCTTAACCCTGGGAAATTTgatggggctaagaccccccccccatcccttaGCAACACCAATTTCCCAGgtttaagaaaaatatgtgctgtgtgaaaagcatatatgtCGTCATATCATTGGAGAATGCAGGAAAATTGCTACAAGAAATAGGAGAATTCTTGCCACAAAATGCAGCACAGATTTTTGACAGGAGTTCTTATCTTTGTACCATGTAGTTAGGGTGTACACCATGTCATAGAGCTTGAGTTCAAGAACAAAGATATACAaagatttttcttaaaattaatgactttcttgcatttaaatattttctttgaaatagtCTTGTATATCGGAATAACCACTGTCGAAGGAGTAAGATTTTTATGCATTCATATCATATACTTAATGTGTGATAATATAATACAAGTTTGGTGCTTATGACAATGCAGTAATTGTTATATTTTGGTCTCTTAGTAATTACAAAAAAGGGAGTTTTCATTTGTCATATAATTTTTTAgatgattattttatataatgattTGTTCCTGTGTCTATTTCTCTGTGCACGAAAGAAATCAcatatcacaattattgttACTTCCACTTTTAATTGTGCCTTAGTCAGTATTTTTCCAGAAGCCCACCTTTGCagaaagtatatttttatacatatgTTTATGTCTCTATTGTATTGGAccttatgaattatgaaattattttgaattgttgTGTTAGGGGATACCATATATGTTGATGTTCAGTCAGCATTTGAATGATCTGTAACTGTAGCAGACTTCAGTTTTGAATAACGGGGGTGGTTAGTTGTTTAGATATCTTAAACTTTGTTATCCTGTGTTATGATTGATTTCTGAATGTTTCCATTGGTTACTTTTCATTGCTAGATTACGAGGGggatgcgggggggggggagggcatcGGAGGTCCCAGGTTAATCCCAGGGTTGTGGAAATcttaaaggacaggtccaccccaacaaaaagttgatgtgaataaaattaaaaagagaaaaatccaacaagactaacactgaaaatttcatcaaaattggatgtaaagtaagaaagatataaaattttaaaattttgcttagtTTTGaacaacagttatatgcatatatcctggtcggtatgcaaatgaactaaagggactgatgacgtcacccattcactatttcgttttatattctattatatgaaatatgaaacgttCTGATTTTCTCCcccttgtcatgtgaaatagagttttattcctccctttaacatgtggaattaatATTGTTTAACATTATGTGATTTAGTCAAGATTTATATTGTaaattctgtaaaaaatgaaatattgtataattcaaataatgaaaagcaaaagaaatagttactGATGGgcatcaaatcaacatttttctggggtggacttgacctttaacttgtGAACAGGGACCCCATAACAAAAGCTTAGCAATCGATTGTGGGACTGATTTCAAtgtttgattgcattgattatatCATGTATGATCGATTGTAAAAATCAGTCTCATGAtcgattgctaagctttgtcaTGGGGGGGGCTGTATATGCCCCTATTTGATCCTGTACCTGACCTATATCTATAACGGACACCATACACCTTCCGAGAAGTCTgcaattttggaatgaaatgtAGTAGCaaaatttgatgctaatattgagacaaattactgtgtaatgttcaaaATCATCGTGACCATGCTATTATCctttttagaataaaagcgaattgaACATCTAGTTGTAGTGAGATCATAGCAGTCGCACGATTGGCTATGATTCGAAACTAATTAAGGCTTGCAATCATTCAGAATTGTTATATTAGTATCAATATGAACATTCATGAACATTttcagaaaagaagaaaagtgggATTTGCTTCAATCGGATCGTggacagtcgtaaggtgtgtggtggcTTTAACACAAAGAGATACAATCATTTAGTTAGTTtcaacttgttttacatttttgcCATATATACGCAGTTACAGTTATGATTAATCTTACAATTGAtagtaattttatttttgttagagGGACCTGTAGTTGTAAAATATCAagtactttcattttttaaatttatttgtacatgtaaactgGTGGTTGAAAAGGCTGACAACAGAGTATTATATACCTATTATATACCTCATATTTATCTCATCTCTTCTAATACCACAGGATAAGTTTAGGAGAAGTGAAATCCAACAATAGATTTTTAATACTTAAGTGCTTCATCTCAGATAttaattgtttgaaaatatttacaatacttaTTAATATGAATTGTTTCACTGACTGTAGTATAATATTTAAGATATATTAAGTCATATCCCCCTTattgtttccattttttttattctcacccCCTGTCGAGTATCGGAATGTTTCAGAGTTAACCGAGAAAGCAATATTACCAATTATTAAATGTGAATGATATTGTTACTGATCTTCACTGGCACTTGTGATTGATCGTATATCCATTGTGTGGTAAATAACGTGTGAATGGTGTGCTTCTGAACACCACTTGTGATTGATAACGCTATTGATTGCAAGTTCTGATAACATATCACGACTTGTTACTGATCACCACTGGTGATTGATAGCGCTATTGATCGCAAGTGATGATAACTTCCGAAACTCCCCTGCATCTAActcacattgtacatgtactccTATATCTTTTGCTAACCTTTAAAACTTTTGGAATACCTCACTTTACCTTAATATTTTCTCCATTGTGAATACCTTAATAGATTTGTGCCACTTTCTGATGCATTGTGGGCATTTGAACCCCATACTTGCATATCTCTCCAAGTCAAATTGGAGATCACTCAGACAAATAaatgatttctttaaaactgCATGACTGCACTTTTCCACTTTCAGTGTTGGTGAATTGTTAaatattgttttgttatgtttattatgtttttaGAATTAGATGCAATCGCAtgaggggatttttttttgtatggtgGTGGTTTTTCTGAAGACCTgctttaagaaaattatttgctCCCTTTTCAATGCCTGAATTAGCATGCCCAATCTGTGTTGCATTAACAATGATGGAATAGTTCATCAAACATTTTACagatattttattatgaaatggcTACCAATTCAAGCCTTGCATCTCAGTGCTTAAGAACATACTTTTTTGACCAACGCTTCATGACATGTATGTATactatttttaatgttatttataCCAGCATACATACTGACCTAAGTACTTTAAAAGATTATCTTTTGAAGGGGATAATTTATAAACTGAGctcaattttaatattttgctgAATGCCTTTCAGTAAGAAGATATCCAGATATATACTTAACAAAGCGAgctataaaatatgattttttttattcaaattcagaATTCACCTTTGAAACACAGACATAAAGAAGTCTTTGACATGCACTCATCAGAGCAAAATTCAAGTTGTTAAGCTCTCTTCAAGTACATTTATTTAGCAATCAGAATTCTTCTACGAATACATAAAATCTACATCTTTAATTACAAGGTGTAAATCACGTCTCATTGCTTTATTGGATTAATTCTTACTCATTCTTTTTGGTATCCTGCGTAATTCGGGATGTACCATCGAACTGGATCCAAGTTTTTAATTTAAGGAGTCATTATTTATCCTATATTCAAGGCAGACATGTCATAAAAATCGACACGTTCTATTTGGTTAATTCAAGTGTACATACATTTCTTGGGTTGGTAACCATCTTGTCATGAAGAAATTGCAGATAGAAACACCTCTTGCCATGCTGACCTGATGAATTATTCAAATCTGGTTCATCATGGTTGTCTTTAATCTCACAACATAGAAAAAGGAATACTTTTAATATACTACACTAGATTTTCATAGATCACTGTGTTACTGGTGTTTTGTGCAGCAAAATTGGCACCCAACTCATAGTCAGCAACGAAATACTTGAATTTATATATCCCTgctgaacttttaaaaaaaatcactctgaAGCATGATAAAAATGTGTTGCTCTGAGGAATTTggtaattgaaaaagaaaagtagACCACTTGTGAATTTGATTAGGACCAAGCCACTTGTAGTCCTGTACGTGGGATCCTGGGCCTTCTCTTTATTGGACCAAAGTACTAGTAGACGGAACGTTGAGCCTATCTATCCACCTGTCTCCCGCCCTTGTCTGGTATCTGCACCTCCTACGATCCTACCAAAATGCTCTAtgcccccttttctctcttctgCATTACCCCTCTTTGGTCATCCATCGATACTTGGAGATTGCATGCATGCATTACATTGTAGATCTCCTTGTTCCCTCTAAAATAAGGGGTGCATGAGCAGTCGCTATCAAGGAGTTGTATAGTCAGCTTTTCATGTTGAAACTACTTTTATGACAGGTACATTGTAGCTTTTACTCATTATGTTTTAGTCAATCATTGTTAGATTGTTGAGAAGGTTCATCGTAGTTTAAGGTTTGTTTTAATAAACGCAATGAACCATTTCATTCGATAATATGGGAATATGGCTTCTAATCATCCAGTTGGGGTGGGGATGATACAATAgatcatctccccccccccccgtcaagAAACGCAGACCTTTGGTTTTTGTGCATAATGCAGAGAGTATGGAGTGTGGTCTTTACTTTAGACATGCTATGAATTAAGTGTCAAACTTGAAACTGCTTACCTCTGGTAATTTTACTTTGTGACAACCATATGCAGGCACTTTGCACAATTCCAAtagatattgaaataattttatgttCAGGTAAACTAGCACAAATCAATCTTCCAGAAATTGAATGTTCACCCACGTCAAAGCAACCTTGAAGACCAGGATCAGGtcgtacaaagagttgcgattgatccgatccaccacaactatggacagccagccacgtcaacatctaaaatgcacatttgttcaaaatattttctagctataaTGTTAagtcatacattcattgttttcagtgtgtttttcttttcttacaaaggacattgtgcaaatttcctggagaaaaaaattatgacattgttggatttccatatcaTTTGGGTTtttcagatcaatcgtaactctttgttgTAAGACATGGCCCAGATTATGCAAAACATCTTTTATAACTCTTCTAAATGAAATATATCTCTGAAGTCCACCAGATTTTAATGGTCCCAgttcaagtacatgtaggtttgaCTCAGGCAAAgttatctttatattttttttactcttcacACCAATTTCTTTTGTGAGTGGCATCATCGTTCTAAACCTGTAACTACATGTAATCTCGTATTTTTCTTGACGGCAGATGTCATCCAGCATGGAAAACCACGACATCCAGACAGCCCTGTTAACAGCCGCAAGAGCTACCATGGTTCGGAGCTATCGGAAGACGATAGGAGCTACCGGTCTGATGGGTCCGGTGGAAGGGGTGTGC
It encodes the following:
- the LOC121413911 gene encoding serine-rich adhesin for platelets-like isoform X4 — its product is MADVVTQYYSPPLYYWLSWANDLDVRGEYLWFSDVDGPSDPKYNASESGIKSFHSGYTNINIEKGKVPFPLPNSYSKKDNQSSAVQSSSNKSLPSKFPFTTQSHKSVLLSGKEPRYDLSMDALSVDKIDDRQVYTTNVHSPQKIVPLVSKEGQDIAPSFKTSAQSHVLNPTPLSHTTTSSALLTNPHVGSSRFPAHVTNKRHANVGDFTKPTSNSYEYDTVSSDRVYLSSGVYDFQDQSVSDTVDDTAGEESSRQSDTDTQSITSSSTVAWDTLTDTKEMDNKKTTSSSEIDGQCIDSSESSGCLLQEDNLTKATLHQHGSTVASSGYESASSLSLSSEASLKTNSKTSNVSSFGSDLRRILMNERLAISLKDDYPSLQYFSYDSSPNDYVILEEEEISSQLSLSERIAPDLVPNIGNNNEDEPSRYDSVKSVCKRDMPLADIFYLQQQGSLLQNVQSELCDDMAKTSAPTDSIIHEQHLDSEEKVAKPNPSIEDSIPNESQQQSKVSDVQLSFHDLGSINSHYVTDLVDDDDESSDCSSIDISNLDFSESSESDTNLNRDQDNKRRVLKVGRKIATFENSERDKSVNEWGLSDDGDGLVPLVLPGMFSGSELSVKDKGAASGDDSDTLMNSLLKRLIRTPSTPQQPSPSNRKPLVSDDEDEDAFKRFSESLDISSDTDSLDEAHLEFDPSLIADSSEEKEACYKSKLDYNKALMRSLIKDLSTDDEQTLSEKEQTGQRKSGPLSQNSQSLAKQSPSALAGQTPEKTIDKQSKQSSKNTFAVEGSGNHKPRRKKKGKSKSKLDDAEASVGYASKKGLMRQSKTQFGVLSSTPDGKTQLYTLGEDKDRAESPVNLSKGRYTPLKDTGEGPQPLDRPTTPYVCQSLPQPRIHRKQPSSPGLPRSHNDNDSSSSSSSCEEDEEEDNRDEIDSISSRPFSPNTITRPFSFAGDDSSDGELSVIMEEPEDLDAELEQSYDSKL
- the LOC121413911 gene encoding serine-rich adhesin for platelets-like isoform X3, translating into MPSGTDSTSTPPLSEVEDGHARRYRRKVRRGGGGGGVSYSMPNSVPSSPILSSHRRHRSHHYSSHGSLASGSGSHWGQRNDVEGGMYGSADITMERVSPSTNRRSRQSDPKYNASESGIKSFHSGYTNINIEKGKVPFPLPNSYSKKDNQSSAVQSSSNKSLPSKFPFTTQSHKSVLLSGKEPRYDLSMDALSVDKIDDRQVYTTNVHSPQKIVPLVSKEGQDIAPSFKTSAQSHVLNPTPLSHTTTSSALLTNPHVGSSRFPAHVTNKRHANVGDFTKPTSNSYEYDTVSSDRVYLSSGVYDFQDQSVSDTVDDTAGEESSRQSDTDTQSITSSSTVAWDTLTDTKEMDNKKTTSSSEIDGQCIDSSESSGCLLQEDNLTKATLHQHGSTVASSGYESASSLSLSSEASLKTNSKTSNVSSFGSDLRRILMNERLAISLKDDYPSLQYFSYDSSPNDYVILEEEEISSQLSLSERIAPDLVPNIGNNNEDEPSRYDSVKSVCKRDMPLADIFYLQQQGSLLQNVQSELCDDMAKTSAPTDSIIHEQHLDSEEKVAKPNPSIEDSIPNESQQQSKVSDVQLSFHDLGSINSHYVTDLVDDDDESSDCSSIDISNLDFSESSESDTNLNRDQDNKRRVLKVGRKIATFENSERDKSVNEWGLSDDGDGLVPLVLPGMFSGSELSVKDKGAASGDDSDTLMNSLLKRLIRTPSTPQQPSPSNRKPLVSDDEDEDAFKRFSESLDISSDTDSLDEAHLEFDPSLIADSSEEKEACYKSKLDYNKALMRSLIKDLSTDDEQTLSEKEQTGQRKSGPLSQNSQSLAKQSPSALAGQTPEKTIDKQSKQSSKNTFAVEGSGNHKPRRKKKGKSKSKLDDAEASVGYASKKGLMRQSKTQFGVLSSTPDGKTQLYTLGEDKDRAESPVNLSKGRYTPLKDTGEGPQPLDRPTTPYVCQSLPQPRIHRKQPSSPGLPRSHNDNDSSSSSSSCEEDEEEDNRDEIDSISSRPFSPNTITRPFSFAGDDSSDGELSVIMEEPEDLDAELEQSYDSKL
- the LOC121413911 gene encoding serine-rich adhesin for platelets-like isoform X1; translation: MINLEHLTEEERKIIMDVLQRDEQLRQTEQERVKTNTRKLKTELHELRKKSAVKVDDDSVDSGKKVCARCREPLGTIFNSGEVCPRCQHKVCSNCKVILPNSKKWLCTICNKQLQIRLESGEAFGPKREGQPGAYGTELVKMSLGQSKTVLEPNIQVNGGPQSPADSGFHGRGTNVPSVGGSTTFDEDYPSDVSYEQSMVSGVESIGPSASQRGSIARHGAPMNHDDSTTVRNDVEGGMYGSADITMERVSPSTNRRSRQSDPKYNASESGIKSFHSGYTNINIEKGKVPFPLPNSYSKKDNQSSAVQSSSNKSLPSKFPFTTQSHKSVLLSGKEPRYDLSMDALSVDKIDDRQVYTTNVHSPQKIVPLVSKEGQDIAPSFKTSAQSHVLNPTPLSHTTTSSALLTNPHVGSSRFPAHVTNKRHANVGDFTKPTSNSYEYDTVSSDRVYLSSGVYDFQDQSVSDTVDDTAGEESSRQSDTDTQSITSSSTVAWDTLTDTKEMDNKKTTSSSEIDGQCIDSSESSGCLLQEDNLTKATLHQHGSTVASSGYESASSLSLSSEASLKTNSKTSNVSSFGSDLRRILMNERLAISLKDDYPSLQYFSYDSSPNDYVILEEEEISSQLSLSERIAPDLVPNIGNNNEDEPSRYDSVKSVCKRDMPLADIFYLQQQGSLLQNVQSELCDDMAKTSAPTDSIIHEQHLDSEEKVAKPNPSIEDSIPNESQQQSKVSDVQLSFHDLGSINSHYVTDLVDDDDESSDCSSIDISNLDFSESSESDTNLNRDQDNKRRVLKVGRKIATFENSERDKSVNEWGLSDDGDGLVPLVLPGMFSGSELSVKDKGAASGDDSDTLMNSLLKRLIRTPSTPQQPSPSNRKPLVSDDEDEDAFKRFSESLDISSDTDSLDEAHLEFDPSLIADSSEEKEACYKSKLDYNKALMRSLIKDLSTDDEQTLSEKEQTGQRKSGPLSQNSQSLAKQSPSALAGQTPEKTIDKQSKQSSKNTFAVEGSGNHKPRRKKKGKSKSKLDDAEASVGYASKKGLMRQSKTQFGVLSSTPDGKTQLYTLGEDKDRAESPVNLSKGRYTPLKDTGEGPQPLDRPTTPYVCQSLPQPRIHRKQPSSPGLPRSHNDNDSSSSSSSCEEDEEEDNRDEIDSISSRPFSPNTITRPFSFAGDDSSDGELSVIMEEPEDLDAELEQSYDSKL
- the LOC121413911 gene encoding serine-rich adhesin for platelets-like isoform X2 encodes the protein MINLEHLTEEERKIIMDVLQRDEQLRQTEQERVKKLKTELHELRKKSAVKVDDDSVDSGKKVCARCREPLGTIFNSGEVCPRCQHKVCSNCKVILPNSKKWLCTICNKQLQIRLESGEAFGPKREGQPGAYGTELVKMSLGQSKTVLEPNIQVNGGPQSPADSGFHGRGTNVPSVGGSTTFDEDYPSDVSYEQSMVSGVESIGPSASQRGSIARHGAPMNHDDSTTVRNDVEGGMYGSADITMERVSPSTNRRSRQSDPKYNASESGIKSFHSGYTNINIEKGKVPFPLPNSYSKKDNQSSAVQSSSNKSLPSKFPFTTQSHKSVLLSGKEPRYDLSMDALSVDKIDDRQVYTTNVHSPQKIVPLVSKEGQDIAPSFKTSAQSHVLNPTPLSHTTTSSALLTNPHVGSSRFPAHVTNKRHANVGDFTKPTSNSYEYDTVSSDRVYLSSGVYDFQDQSVSDTVDDTAGEESSRQSDTDTQSITSSSTVAWDTLTDTKEMDNKKTTSSSEIDGQCIDSSESSGCLLQEDNLTKATLHQHGSTVASSGYESASSLSLSSEASLKTNSKTSNVSSFGSDLRRILMNERLAISLKDDYPSLQYFSYDSSPNDYVILEEEEISSQLSLSERIAPDLVPNIGNNNEDEPSRYDSVKSVCKRDMPLADIFYLQQQGSLLQNVQSELCDDMAKTSAPTDSIIHEQHLDSEEKVAKPNPSIEDSIPNESQQQSKVSDVQLSFHDLGSINSHYVTDLVDDDDESSDCSSIDISNLDFSESSESDTNLNRDQDNKRRVLKVGRKIATFENSERDKSVNEWGLSDDGDGLVPLVLPGMFSGSELSVKDKGAASGDDSDTLMNSLLKRLIRTPSTPQQPSPSNRKPLVSDDEDEDAFKRFSESLDISSDTDSLDEAHLEFDPSLIADSSEEKEACYKSKLDYNKALMRSLIKDLSTDDEQTLSEKEQTGQRKSGPLSQNSQSLAKQSPSALAGQTPEKTIDKQSKQSSKNTFAVEGSGNHKPRRKKKGKSKSKLDDAEASVGYASKKGLMRQSKTQFGVLSSTPDGKTQLYTLGEDKDRAESPVNLSKGRYTPLKDTGEGPQPLDRPTTPYVCQSLPQPRIHRKQPSSPGLPRSHNDNDSSSSSSSCEEDEEEDNRDEIDSISSRPFSPNTITRPFSFAGDDSSDGELSVIMEEPEDLDAELEQSYDSKL